One genomic segment of Plasmodium cynomolgi strain B DNA, chromosome 14, whole genome shotgun sequence includes these proteins:
- a CDS encoding hypothetical protein (putative): MNAIKTERLSRLVLYIEDINKIKQALKVKQHNELKLEDDEKKEYFYDANEDIEDFFIFDNTVSYLNNDVESIFSEGENSSFFKDDASIDNFLEEQKNKANDEFNMLNLFNRFSLKNYYMFDINKNLCAIYARTPMIIKKFAEKINSYSSTEKTDADLDDTKQDGVNFPCEHKNKENYNYYPAARSRENNQNLDAYIQFHCEKWQENMYDIVEVNSLEFDFNRLRCNIMASVHKGFIWREKRS, from the exons ATGAATGCAATAAAAACGGAAAGACTATCGAGACTTGTGCTGTACATAGAggacataaataaaataaagcaagcTCTAAAGGTTAAACAGCATAATGAACTCAAATTAGAGGATGACGAAAagaaagaatatttttacgaTGCCAATGAAGACATAGAAgacttcttcatttttgataacACCGTTTCGTATCTTAATAATGACGTTGAAAGCATATTTTCCGAAGGTGaaaattcttcattttttaaggatGATGCAAGCATAGATAATTTCTTAGAAgagcagaaaaataaagccaATGACGAATTTAATATgctaaatttatttaatcgtttttctttaaaaaattattatatgttcgatattaataaaaatttgtgtgcAATATATGCGCGCACCCCTAtgataattaaaaagtttgCGGAAAAAATCAACTCCTACAGCAGCACAGAAAAAACGGACGCCGATTTGGATGACACAAAGCAAGACGGAGTAAATTTTCCAtgtgaacataaaaataaggaaaattataattactaTCCTGCTGCTCGTTCTCGtgaaaataatcaaaatttgGATGCCTACATTCAGTTTCATTGCGAAAAATGGCAAGAAAATATGTACGACATAGTTGAAGTAAATAGCCTCGAATTTGATTTTAATCGTTTAAGGTGCAACatcat GGCCTCGGTTCATAAAGGTTTTATATGGAGGGAAAAGCGGAGTTGA
- a CDS encoding vacuolar ATP synthase catalytic subunit A (putative): MTKPSAENEEPGIVYKVAGSLVIAENMSGTRMYELAKVGWNKLVGEIIRLEGNYAYIQVYEDTSGLSVGDPVTKTGNALSVELGPGILDNIYDGIQRPLERIANVCGDVYIFKGIDMTSLDHEKEWQFYADKKVKINDIITGGDIFGYVDENKLFKEHKIMAPPNAKGRVTYIAPDGSYTLKDKIFELEYQGKKYTYGLSHLWPVRDPRPVLEKVTGDTLLLTGQRVLDSLFPTVLGGTCAIPGAFGCGKTCVSQALSKYSNSEVIIYVGCGERGNEMAEILSDFPELTTKVDNEDVGIMQRTCLVANTSNMPVAAREASIYTGITLCEYFRDMGYNATMMADSTSRWAEALREISGRLAEMPADSGYPAYLGARLASFYERAGKVKCIGSPSRMGSITIVGAVSPPGGDFSDPVTTATMSIVQAFWGLDKKLAQRKHFPSVNWSTSFSKYVRQLEQYFDNFDQDFLSLRQKISDILQQESDLNDIVQLVGKDSLSEDQKVVMEVAKIIREDFLQQNAFSDYDYMCPLQKTVGMMKIICHFYAQCLRTLQEYDSRERKIGWGSIYNTLRPTINKITHMKFESPKNSDEYFKKYFKALEEEITVGLRNLVE; this comes from the coding sequence ATGACGAAGCCGTCTGccgaaaatgaagaacccGGAATTGTCTACAAAGTGGCGGGTTCACTTGTCATTGCGGAAAATATGAGCGGTACGAGGATGTACGAGTTAGCCAAAGTAGGATGGAACAAATTGGTGGGTGAAATTATACGATTAGAAGgaaattatgcatatatacaagTGTATGAAGACACGTCAGGGCTATCTGTTGGAGACCCAGTTACGAAAACAGGCAATGCCTTGTCAGTAGAATTAGGGCCAGGTATACtggataatatatatgatgGGATCCAGAGACCACTAGAAAGAATCGCTAATGTCTGTGGGgatgtttatattttcaaaggAATCGACATGACTTCATTAGATCACGAAAAGGAGTGGCAATTTTATGCagataaaaaagtaaaaataaatgatatcATCACAGGTGGAGATATATTCGGCTATgtagatgaaaataaattatttaaagaaCACAAAATTATGGCACCTCCAAATGCAAAGGGTAGAGTAACGTACATTGCTCCAGACGGCTCGTACACTTTGaaggataaaatatttgagCTGGAATatcaggggaaaaaatacacctATGGGTTATCTCACCTTTGGCCAGTTAGAGATCCAAGACCAGTCTTAGAAAAGGTTACTGGTGACACTTTACTGCTAACAGGACAACGAGTCTTAGACTCTTTATTCCCCACCGTGTTGGGAGGCACTTGTGCCATTCCTGGAGCATTCGGATGTGGAAAGACGTGTGTTTCTCAGGCCTTGTCAAAATATTCAAACAGTGAagtaattatatatgtaggTTGTGGAGAAAGAGGAAATGAAATGGCTGAAATTTTATCCGATTTTCCTGAATTAACAACCAAGGTGGATAACGAAGATGTTGGCATTATGCAGAGAACATGTTTAGTGGCCAACACTTCTAATATGCCTGTCGCAGCAAGGGAGGCAAGTATATACACTGGCATAACCCTATGTGAATATTTTCGTGACATGGGGTATAACGCTACTATGATGGCGGATAGTACGAGTAGATGGGCTGAAGCTTTAAGAGAGATTTCCGGGCGTTTAGCAGAAATGCCTGCAGATAGTGGGTACCCAGCATACCTTGGTGCCAGATTAGCTTCCTTCTACGAACGAGCAGGGAAAGTAAAATGTATTGGGTCTCCATCTCGAATGGGTTCCATCACCATTGTAGGTGCAGTATCCCCACCAGGAGGGGATTTCTCAGATCCAGTAACCACAGCAACCATGTCTATCGTGCAAGCCTTCTGGGGattagataaaaaattagcacaAAGGAAACATTTCCCCTCTGTTAATTGGTCCACATCTTTTTCGAAATACGTAAGGCAATTGGAGCAATATTTCGATAATTTCGACCAAGACTTCTTGTCAttaagacaaaaaataagtgatATACTACAACAGGAGAGTGACTTAAATGATATAGTCCAGCTGGTTGGAAAGGACTCTCTATCGGAGGATCAAAAAGTGGTGATGGAAGTCGCCAAAATTATTAGAGAAGATTTCCTTCAACAAAATGCCTTTAGCGATTATGATTATATGTGCCCTTTGCAAAAAACCGTTGgtatgatgaaaattatttgtcatttttatgcTCAATGTTTGAGGACTTTACAAGAATATGATTCACGAGAGAGGAAAATCGGATGGGGCTCCATTTACAACACTTTGAGGCCtactataaataaaattactcACATGAAATTTGAATCTCCAAAAAATTCAGAtgagtattttaaaaagtacttCAAGGCTTTAGAGGAGGAAATAACCGTTGGCCTTCGAAATTTGGTAGAG
- a CDS encoding cytochrome c (putative) gives MNLARNKKNNLIDDELPNDFVLPKGDKVKGEKLFKKHCKQCHSIAPDNTQSNSGFTSWGPSLFNVYNRTAGMSKGNSPFQVSPDMHASGIIWNDLNLMKYMKNPKDFVEANIGMNFKGISNFQDRVDIVHYIKTLTFVLSAAIF, from the exons ATGAATTTAGCcaggaataaaaagaacaaccTGATAGATGATGAGCTACCAAACGATTTTGTACTACCCAAGGGAGACAAAgtaaaaggggagaagctaTTCAAGAAGCACTGTAAGCAATGTCATTCCATAGCCCCAGACAACACACAATCCAATTCTGGGTTCACAAGTTGGGGTCCCTCTTTATTTAATGTTTATAACAGAACTGCCGGAATGAGCAAGGGCAATTCGCCTTTTCAAGTATCACCTGATATGCACGCGTCAGGCATTATATGGAATGACTTAAATTTAATGAAGTACATGAAGAACCCCAAAGATTTTGTAGAAGCAAACATTGGTATGAACTTTAAAggaatttcaaattttcaagATAGGGTTGACATCGTTCACTATATAAAAACCCTTAC TTTTGTTTTAAGCGCCGCtatcttttaa
- a CDS encoding malonyl CoA-acyl carrier protein transacylase precursor (putative) yields the protein MHMITSRTLLTISIIVIKIILWNSEECKSFILQGKERAVSGLLHRGVNKKNRRRLTKEPNQSDEINEQIMTSSENDNYIKKKLKEFEKYRIATYSSQYTFFFPGQGEQYISMGLDTYNTCKNAKEMYDRASKVLGYNLMDVIKNGPIEKLKDSQISQPSIYTVSIAAYEKLKQENQDAVMKLNLCMGYSLGEYSALTCSEALPFEEGVFLTKERGKAMQNCAKLYKMTTIAIVGLTLDRIHNLIEDVNKEMNDDIFIVSYMTPKKFGLCGKPESMQYLNKLAKEKYKAIFTKELQISGGFHSSYMFPARKALENALKQITFRKLKIPVISNVDGCAYDDPHIIKQLLLLQLTSPIRINACLENVLKHGYETGYELGPGTINSNLLKDVSKKQKAATPYI from the coding sequence ATGCACATGATAACGTCCCGCACACTGCTAACCATAAGCATAATAGTGATAAAAATCATTCTGTGGAACTCGGAAGAATGCAAAAGTTTCATTTTGCAGGGAAAGGAAAGAGCAGTGAGCGGACTGCTACACAGAGGAGTaaacaaaaagaacagaAGGAGGTTAACCAAAGAACCAAATCAGAGcgatgaaataaatgaacaaattatgaCATCATCTGAAAAtgataattacataaaaaagaaattaaaagaattcGAAAAATATAGAATAGCAACATACAGCTCTcaatacacttttttttttccaggaCAAGGAGAGCAATATATATCGATGGGTTTAGATACATACAACACatgtaaaaatgcaaaagaaatGTATGACCGTGCAAGCAAAGTTCTAGGCTACAATTTAATGGATGTCATTAAAAATGGCCcaatagaaaaattaaaagattcACAAATTTCACAGCCATCCATTTATACTGTTTCCATTGCTGCttacgaaaaattgaaacaaGAAAATCAAGACGCAGTTATGAAGCTAAATTTATGTATGGGCTACTCATTAGGTGAATATTCTGCCTTAACCTGTTCAGAAGCTTTGCCCTTTGAGGAAGGTGTATTCTTAACCAAGGAAAGAGGAAAGGCAATGCAGAACTGTGccaaattatataaaatgactACCATCGCAATTGTTGGGCTAACCCTAGATCGAATTCACAACCTGATAGAAGATGTcaataaagaaatgaatgacgatatttttattgtaaGTTATATGACTCCAAAAAAATTCGGTTTATGTGGAAAACCGGAAAGTATGCAATATCTGAATAAATtagcaaaggaaaaatataaagccATTTTTACTAAGGAGTTACAAATTTCCGGGGGGTTCCACTCATCCTATATGTTCCCAGCTAGAAAGGCTTTGGAAAATGCCTTAAAACAGATCACATTCAGAAAGCTAAAAATTCCAGTCATTTCAAATGTCGATGGATGTGCTTATGATGACCCACACATAATCAAACAGCTGCTACTTCTGCAGTTGACCAGTCCCATTAGAATAAATGCCTGCCTAGAGAATGTGTTAAAACATGGGTATGAGACTGGCTACGAGTTGGGGCCCGGAACGATCAACTCGAACCTTTTGAAGGACGTGtcgaagaagcagaaggcaGCAACGCCGTATATT
- a CDS encoding M1-family aminopeptidase (putative) has product MLNLYFLFVTVLVALANYTPFDYQNTCMISKSCRKNSCGIISRVLSGIHVNKTSARAKALISLSSLIYQLQLPKLVSLDLFRRDLFTGVKQKGKRSPVPSYIIQNRLMSENIDSGSTNMSVTANQDKKRPGTGDGSEGNNQGGSSTSATDKRFKEMDKNEESSNVSGSTNATLTNGTNSTTDGGENNNNGSGNQGKNEPTIHYRKDYKPSGFVIDNVTLNINIFDNETSVRSTLDMKLSEHYRGEDLIFDGVSLEIKEISIDGNKLKEGEHYKYDNEFLTIYSKFIPKGKFTFGSEVIIHPETNYALTGLYKSKNIIVSQCEATGFRRITFFIDRPDMMAKYDVTVTADKEKYPVLLSNGDKLNEFDIPGGRHGARFNDPHLKPCYLFAVVAGDLKHLSDNYVTKFSKKKVELYVFSEEKYVSKLKWALECLKKAMKFDEDYFGLEYDLSRLNLVAVSDFNVGAMENKGLNIFNANSLLASKKKSIDFSFERILTVVGHEYFHNYTGNRVTLRDWFQLTLKEGLTVHRENLFSEQTTKTATFRLDHVDILRSVQFLEDSSPLAHPIRPESYVSMENFYTTTVYDKGSEVMRMYQTILGDEYYKKGMDIYIKKNDGGTATCEDFNDAMNEAYKLKKGDKTANLDQYLLWFSQSGTPHVTAEYSYDAGKKEFVIEVTQVTNPDPNQKEKKALFIPIRVGFINPHNGQDVIPEVTLEFKKDKEKFVFNNVNEKPIPSLFRGFSAPVYIKDNLTDAERILLLKYDTDAFVRYNVCVDLYMKQILMNYQELLKAKTENKQESDEKPSLTPVSEDFINAIKYLMEDPHADAGFKSYIITLPRDRFIINYIKNVDTDVLADTKDFIYKQLGDKLNDLYFQIFKSIQAKADDMTHFEDESYVDFEQLNMRKLRNTLLTLLSRAKYPNMLDQIMEHSKSPYPSNWLASLAVSAYYDKYFDLYEMTYNQSKDDELLLQEWLKTVSRSDRKDIYDIIKKLETEVLKDSKNPNEIRAVYLPFTYNLRYFNDISGKGYKMMADIIMKVDKFNPMLATQLCDPFKLWNKLDQKRQDMMLNEMNRMLSMENISNNLK; this is encoded by the coding sequence atgctcaacttatattttctattcGTAACGGTATTAGTAGCGCTAGCAAATTATACCCCCTTCGATTACCAAAATACGTGCATGATTAGCAAGAGCTGTCGAAAAAACTCATGCGGAATTATCTCTCGCGTGCTAAGTGGAATTCATGTAAACAAAACGAGTGCTAGGGCCAAGGCGCTGATCAGCCTATCCTCACTGATTTACCAACTGCAGTTACCAAAACTTGTCAGCCTTGACTTGTTTCGAAGGGATCTGTTTACAGGTGTCaagcagaaggggaagaggtCGCCTGTACCCTCGTATATCATCCAAAACAGATTGATGAGTGAGAATATCGATAGTGGCAGCACCAATATGAGCGTAACAGCAAACCAAGATAAGAAGAGACCCGGAACAGGGGACGGATCCGAAGGTAACAACCAAGGTGGTAGTAGCACATCTGCAACGGACAAGCGCTTTAAGGAAATGGACAAGAACGAAGAATCCTCCAACGTATCGGGCTCTACCAACGCTACATTGACCAATGGAACGAATTCCACCACGGACGGAGGtgaaaataacaataatgGAAGCGGAAACCAAGGAAAGAATGAACCCACAATACATTACAGAAAGGATTACAAACCAAGTGGATTTGTCATCGACAACGTGACGCTGAATATCAACATATTTGACAATGAAACGTCTGTGAGGTCCACTTTGGATATGAAACTCAGCGAACATTACAGAGGAGAAGATCTTATATTCGATGGTGTCAGCTtagaaattaaagaaatatcGATTGACGGTAATAAGTTGAAGGAAGGAGAACACTACAAGTATGATAATGAATTTTTGACCATCTATTCGAAGTTTATTCCAAAGGGGAAGTTCACTTTCGGATCTGAAGTTATCATCCATCCCGAAACGAATTATGCCTTGACTGGTTTATACAAatcgaaaaatattatagtgTCGCAATGTGAAGCTACTGGATTCCGAAGAATCACCTTCTTCATTGACAGACCAGACATGATGGCTAAGTACGACGTAACGGTTACAGCAGATAAGGAGAAGTATCCTGTACTTTTAAGCAATGGTGATAAGTTAAACGAGTTTGATATTCCAGGAGGAAGACATGGAGCAAGGTTTAACGATCCACATTTGAAGCCATGTTACCTTTTCGCTGTAGTAGCTGGAGATTTAAAACACCTAAGTGATAATTACGTCACCaagttttccaaaaaaaaggtagaatTGTATGTATTCAGTGAAGAGAAATATGTTTCGAAATTGAAATGGGCTTTAGAATGTCTAAAGAAAGCTATGAAATTTGATGAAGATTATTTTGGACTAGAGTACGATTTATCTCGACTGAACCTCGTAGCTGTATCTGACTTCAATGTGGGTGCTATGGAAAACAAAGGTCTCAACATTTTTAACGCGAACTCATTGTTAGCATCTAAAAAGAAATCTATAGATTTTTCATTCGAAAGAATTTTAACCGTTGTTGGTCACGAATATTTCCACAACTATACCGGAAATAGAGTTACTCTAAGAGATTGGTTTCAGCTAACTCTTAAGGAAGGATTGACTGTACATAGGGAAAACCTTTTCTCCGAACAGACCACCAAAACGGCTACCTTCCGTTTAGATCACGTAGATATACTAAGAAGTGTCCAATTTTTGGAAGACTCATCCCCATTGGCACACCCCATTAGACCCGAATCGTATGTCAGCATGGAAAACTTCTACACCACGACTGTCTATGATAAAGGAAGTGAAGTGATGAGAATGTACCAAACCATTTTAGGAGATGAGTATTACAAGAAGGGTATGGATATATACATTAAGAAAAATGACGGAGGTACAGCTACCTGTGAAGACTTCAACGATGCAATGAATGAGGCGTATaaactaaaaaaaggagacaaaaCAGCCAATTTAGATCAGTACTTGTTATGGTTCTCACAAAGTGGAACTCCACATGTAACTGCAGAATATTCCTACGATGCGGGTAAGAAAGAATTCGTAATTGAAGTTACACAGGTAACCAACCCGGATCCAaaccaaaaggaaaagaaggctCTCTTTATTCCCATTCGAGTTGGTTTCATTAATCCACACAATGGACAAGACGTCATTCCAGAAGTAACCTTAGAATTTAAGAAagacaaagaaaaatttgtttttaacaATGTAAATGAAAAACCGATCCCATCCCTATTCAGAGGATTTAGCGCACCTGTTTATATTAAGGACAACTTAACCGACGCAGAAAGGATCCTACTCCTTAAGTACGACACAGATGCATTTGTACGATATAACGTATGTGTAGATCTTTACATGAAGCAAATTCTAATGAATTACCAAGAGTTGTTAAAGGCCAAAACAGAAAACAAACAGGAGTCTGACGAAAAACCAAGCTTAACTCCCGTAAGTGAAGACTTCATTAATGCCATAAAATACCTGATGGAAGATCCTCATGCCGATGCTGGTTTCAAATCGTACATTATAACTCTCCCAAGGGATAGATTCATTATAAACTATATTAAGAATGTAGACACAGATGTGTTGGCAGATACAAAagattttatttacaaacaGTTGGGTGACAAGCTCAATGATCTATACTTTCAGATATTTAAGTCTATTCAAGCTAAGGCAGACGACATGACACACTTCGAAGATGAGTCTTACGTCGATTTTGAGCAATTGAATATGAGAAAATTAAGGAACACCTTATTGACCCTATTAAGTAGAGCTAAATACCCAAATATGTTGGACCAAATTATGGAACACTCCAAATCGCCTTATCCTTCCAATTGGCTAGCCAGCTTAGCTGTATCAGCATACTACGACAAATATTTCGACCTATACGAAATGACATACAACCAATCCAAGGATGATGAGTTGCTACTTCAAGAATGGTTAAAGACTGTTTCAAGATCGGACAGAAAAGATATTTACGACATTATTAAGAAACTAGAAACTGAAGTACTAAAGGATAGTAAGAATCCAAATGAAATCAGAGCTGTGTACCTTCCATTCACTTACAATTTAAGATACTTCAATGATATTTCTGGTAAGGGATACAAAATGATGGCAGATATTATTATGAAGGTTGATAAATTTAATCCCATGTTAGCCACGCAACTGTGCGACCCATTCAAATTGTGGAACAAGCTTGACCAGAAACGACAGGACATGATGCTCAACGAAATGAACCGAATGCTCTCCATGGAAAACATCTCCAACAATTTGAAG